From Nerophis ophidion isolate RoL-2023_Sa linkage group LG15, RoL_Noph_v1.0, whole genome shotgun sequence, one genomic window encodes:
- the mos gene encoding proto-oncogene serine/threonine-protein kinase mos, whose translation MPSPIPASRLLATEDLCPTVDIRTCSSPLSKQVFGSTLQVPLQRLHGRVASRLWSSVIHWKELRCGQPVGSGGFGSVYKATYLGGTVALKKVKKCTKNQLASRQSFWAELNAAHLRHPNIVRVIAATTCVPADLKEDRSIGTVLMEFVSNGNLQQTIDCSAGPLGADRWLRYSLDIVRGLDFLHGNKIVHLDIKPANVLLSAQDTCKIADFGCSVQLGSDVCGAASYPSHAGGTYTHRAPELLKGEGVSTKCDIFSFGITMWQMVTSRQPYLGDRQHVIYAVVANDLRPSLEDQAAFGSQRGQLLKKLLGRCWTGQVASRLGAQEVLTHLDQLRSSSLVF comes from the exons ATGCCTTCGCCGATCCCCGCCAGCCGCCTGCTGGCTACAGAAGACTTGTGTCCCACGGTGGACATCCGGACCTGCAGCAGTCCGCTGTCCAAACAAGTGTTCGGGTCCACCTTGCAGGTGCCCTTGCAGCGACTCCACGGTCGAGTTGCGAGTCGGCTGTGGTCGTCCGTCATCCACTGGAAGGAGCTCCGCTGCGGGCAGCCCGTCGGCTCCGGTGGCTTCGGTTCGGTGTACAAGGCGACTTACCTCGGAGGGACTGTGGCGCTGAAGAAAGTCAAAAAGTGCACGAAAAACCAACTGGCGTCTCGTCAGAGCTTCTGGGCCGAGTTGAACGCGGCACATCTTCGACATCCGAACATCGTGCGCGTTATTGCGGCCACCACCTGTGTGCCGGCGGACCTGAAGGAAGACCGCAGCATCGGAACCGTTCTGATGGAGTTCGTCAGCAACgg GAACCTGCAGCAGACCATCGACTGCAGCGCGGGGCCCCTGGGGGCCGACAGGTGGCTCAGGTACTCCCTGGACATCGTGCGGGGTTTGGACTTCCTGCACGGCAACAAGATTGTCCACCTGGACATCAAACCCGCCAACGTGCTGCTGTCCGCGCAGGACACCTGCAAGATCGCCGACTTCGGCTGCTCCGTCCAGCTGGGCAGCGACGTGTGCGGCGCCGCGTCCTACCCGAGTCACGCGGGCGGCACGTACACGCACCGGGCGCCCGAGCTGCTGAAGGGGGAGGGCGTGTCCACAAAGTGTGACATCTTCTCCTTTGGGATCACTATGTGGCAGATGGTCACCTCGCGCCAACCTTACCTGGGCGACAGGCAGCACGTCATCTACGCCGTGGTGGCCAACGACCTCCGACCTTCCCTGGAAGACCAAGCGGCCTTCGGGTCGCAGCGAGGCCAACTGCTCAAGAAGCTTCTTGGGAGATGCTGGACAGGACAGGTGGCAAGCAGACTGGGCGCACAGGAAGTATTGACGCACCTGGACCAACTCAGATCATCTTCTCTTGTCTTCTAG